In Sus scrofa isolate TJ Tabasco breed Duroc chromosome 14, Sscrofa11.1, whole genome shotgun sequence, the sequence AtggttttgttatttcttttgttgatgtggtgtgtcattgatttgcatatgttgaaccatccttgtaaccttgggatgaatccaacttgatttTGATGTACGAagttttttatgtgttgttggattcagttggcaaatattttattaagaatttttgcatctatattcatcaaagagattgacgtgtaattttcttttttgttactgtctttggttttggtatcagggtgatggtggcatcatagaataacTTCGGGAGCATTCCCTCTTCTttgaacttttggaaaagtttgagaaggaacagtataaattcttctttgtatgtttggtagaattctacAGTGAGCCATCCAGTATTgggcttttgtttgcagggagttttgtggggttttgtttactaaagattctatttcacttttagTGATCAATCTGTTCAAAGTATCTATTTGTTCTTGATTCAgtcttccatgtgcacttgaaaagaatattctgatttttttggatgtaatgtcctgaaaatatcaattaagtctaactgttatgttgtgtcatttaggatctctgttgcctcattgattttctgtctcaaaGATATGTCCATTGTGAGTGGGGTTTAAATTCTCCTACTGTTACTGTATTCCAATCAgtctctccctttatgtctgttagcatttgttttatgtatttggattctcctatattgggtgcatatatgttaacaagTGTAATACTCTTCTTGTATTTATACTTTTGTCATTATATAGTGTCTTTCTATCTTTatgtcctttattttaaagtctattttgtctgataagagtattgctaccctcactttcttgtcatttccatttgcatgaaatatctttttccatcccctcactttcaatctctgTCTGTCCTTCACCCTAAAATGGGTCTTTTGTAGGCAGTGTATTTTAGCCTTTTGTTTTATTagccaatctgtgtcttttgactggagcatttagtacattaacatttaaggtatttGTTGAGATGTTTATTTActgctattttaaaccttgttttccagttgattttgtatgtcttcatttttctttgtttttccttttgtggtttgatgattttattttcttctattttcaagttctccttttttgtttttgtgaacgTATAATATGGTTTTGATGTGTAGTTACCCTGTTTTTCAGGCATGTTGACTCATTACCAAACCTAACTTTCTTTAGACTGGTAGTCAtaaaggctcaaacacattcttttaaaaaactgcattttCTTACTCCCCTCCctgacattttatgattttaatgtcctcttttacatcttcacatttatccttttgctgttcattgtagcttttgttttcacaaatatttttgactttttaaaaaatctgtgtacTGGCATATTTAAAGGATTACTTTGCAACTGTGAATTTCTTTCTTATAGATTtgtgcttcttttctatttatagaGACCTTTCAATGTCTCTTTTAGTATAGGtatagtattgctgtattcttttagtttttgtttgagaagtactttcttttttccttctataagataatcttgctaggtagagtatcttaggttgcatatttttattttcaagagttCAAATATAACTTGCCACTCACTTCTGGCCTGCAACATTattatagagaaatcagctgatagccttgaGTTCCCTTGTAACtaagtctgtttttctcttgctgcctttagaatcttttatttaacttttgctattttaattataaaatgttttggtgtaggcctgtttgggttcatcttgtttgagaCCCGCTGTGCCTCTTATACCTTGATATCTCCTTGTTTCTTtaggttaggaaagttttcagccataatttcttcaagtacaTTTTTgattcccttttccctttcttctcctctgggaTCCCTATCATATGTATATTGGCTACTTTATATTATCCTAGGTCTTAGattattcctttcatttttttcatttgtctttgctGTTccaattgggtgatttccattattctatcttccagatgaCTTATTCGCTCTTCTGCAATGTTTAGTTTAGTattcattgcctttagctcagttttcatctaggcaaatgagttttctaattttaattttaattagctcctttttatagtttctagtttcttgttaaagtgatttgcatttcttttgatagcctttcttaattcttcattatttttattacgtCTTTTTTGAACTTGGGATTTGGTAGACTGGagtttgtttcattgtttcttctttcaggggatttttcttgttcttttaattggaaGAGACACAGACTCTTTAAGAAGCATTTTGACTGGGAGAACCTTCTCTTGCTTAAGTGGTAATTTGTGATTTTCATTAGAAGTCCTGCCAGTCAAGAACcaagcaagaaataaaacacacCCTCAGGGAGAATTGTGGAGGAAATTTAACAGAAGTACTGTCACAGAAGTATAGGCAGGGTTAAGACAACTGATAAAAAGATGCTAAAGCAACTAGGAATTATGAGAGTTGAAAGATTTTACTATTGGGAAGAGAAGGGGAGTAGAGGTCATCCAGCAGGAGAAGTAGTCAGAGATATAGATGAACCCAGCCCTGCCACAACCCCAGGGCTCTGAAGCATGATGGAAGTGGACATGCTCAAGGATTACCTCTTCCTCccttaggtctcctactatgccTCCATTTGATAGAACTGAAATGGAAGGAACCAAAGGACAGGAAGAACTGGATGAGAGAGTCCCAGCCCATGGTGGAAAGCAAGAAGAATAGAGAATAGATCTGAGAGTGGGATAAAGGGAGGAAAAACCAGCTTTATTCTAAGCAAAAGGCAGGAGAGAGGCCTGATTAGTAAACTGTTCCTggataaaaaaactaaaacaaaaacaaaataaacaagattCTTTTGTGCCAGTATACACAGACAACATTCATTTTAGGTCTAAATTCTGGCCTTTAAAGAAATAGTCAACATACATAACCAGTATTGTAGTCCAGTTTTCAGTAAGTCAGTTCTGAAATCCAGTAGGCTATAATTTCAGCTATAAGAGTTCCAATTCCATTTTGGTTTTCCTAGTCAGGAAATTTATTAAAGACCTCCAGGGTGTGTAACAGAGCAACTTTACTTTATAGGCAAGGCTAGAATTTAGCCATCTATAGGTAATTCCCCTTGGTCTGACAGTAGAATGGAAGTGCACTCAGGCCTTTAATAGCAAGCAAATGACTTTTAGACCTGCCACCATTAAATGCTATAAATCAGTAGCTTTACCACTATTGTTCCAAGCAGTgatcatgtttattttctcttacaGAGAACATCATGCGAATGCTATGCAGCCCGCTGTCAAGGATAACAGTGGTAGCCATGGCTCTCCTATCAGTGGAAAATTAGAAGGCATTTTCTTCAGCTGCAGCACTGAATTCAATACTGGGAAGCCACCCCAGGATTCACCTTATGGAAGATACAGGTTTGAGATTGCAGCAGAAAAACTTTTTAACCCCAATACTAACTTGTACTTTGGGGACTTCTACTGTATGTACACTGCTTATCATTATGTGATTCTTGTTATTGCCCCTGTGGGATCACCAGGAGATGAATTTTGTAAGCAGCGCCTTCCTCAACTAAATTCCAAGGATAATAAATTTTTGACCTGCACAGAAGAAGATGGGATGCTGGTTTACCACCATGCCCAGGATGTCATTTTAGAAGTCATTTACACTGACCCTGTGGATCTTTCTCTAGGCACCGTGGCAGAAATCACTGGTCATCAGCTCATGAGCTTGTCTACTGCAAATGCAAAGAAAGATCCCAGCTGCAAAACCTGTAATATCAGTGTTGGACGTTAATGcccatttttcttattcttagtcCCTTTTCTTCCCTTAGGAGCTGTTGTCCATTTTCATCACCAGATGTTTTCCAATGAAGCATGCACATGCCGCTATCACCAAAAGCAAACTGCCACTTTTCAAATTTCATTCAGAGCTGTTTTAGTGTTTCCTATTCCCTAACCTTCCCACTACTTTCAGTGATGAAATAGCCTAAGTTGTCCTTCTGACACTCTCTTGCCTAGATGctgcaatgtttttatttttcctttatgccaaacataacaaaacaattATGTAAACTGCTTTAGCAAAGTACAAGATAATGGTGGCTTATAAATGGTGTTTAAATATGCACTCATTTTAATCTACTGAACAAATATTGGGATAACTC encodes:
- the PHYHIPL gene encoding phytanoyl-CoA hydroxylase-interacting protein-like isoform X1; translated protein: MEELPVPHNIKISNITCDSFKISWEMDSKSKDRITHYFIDLNKKENKNSNKFKHKDVPTKLVAKAVPLPMTVRGHWFLSPRTEYTVAVQTASKQVDGDYVVSEWSEIIEFCTADYSKVHLTQLLEKAEVISGRMLKFSVFYRNQHKEYFDYIREHHANAMQPAVKDNSGSHGSPISGKLEGIFFSCSTEFNTGKPPQDSPYGRYRFEIAAEKLFNPNTNLYFGDFYCMYTAYHYVILVIAPVGSPGDEFCKQRLPQLNSKDNKFLTCTEEDGMLVYHHAQDVILEVIYTDPVDLSLGTVAEITGHQLMSLSTANAKKDPSCKTCNISVGR